Proteins encoded in a region of the Sphingopyxis sp. OAS728 genome:
- a CDS encoding lasso peptide biosynthesis B2 protein, translating to MRRAAIDRLHADLSQAMTAYRLRTSLRYCAIGARFVFLDIAGSRYFLLEGGAAGYFAEFLAGDRKSDAMLWLIERGLIETGEPIPPRRLPTAANASLFEETLPAPSLALVAEALAQQVIARRRVRREPLSALLAPLHAGKPDIELCVPLAAAFSRAARYANAEDQCLAHGIAMRAMLARRGLASELVIGVRLPFAAHCWVQLGETVLSDPLDRVQNFRPIVAVS from the coding sequence ATGCGGCGTGCAGCAATCGACCGGCTGCACGCCGATCTGTCCCAAGCTATGACAGCCTATCGGCTTCGCACCTCGCTCCGCTATTGTGCCATCGGCGCACGCTTCGTCTTTCTGGATATCGCCGGGAGCCGCTATTTCCTTCTCGAGGGTGGCGCGGCTGGATATTTCGCCGAATTTTTGGCCGGCGACCGTAAGTCCGACGCCATGTTGTGGTTGATCGAACGAGGGTTGATCGAGACTGGCGAGCCGATCCCGCCACGCCGCCTACCAACCGCCGCAAATGCCAGCCTGTTCGAGGAAACTCTTCCTGCCCCAAGCCTTGCCCTCGTTGCAGAAGCCCTGGCCCAGCAGGTTATTGCGAGGCGCCGGGTCAGGCGAGAGCCATTATCGGCGCTCCTTGCACCCTTGCACGCGGGCAAACCCGACATTGAACTCTGTGTACCGCTCGCAGCCGCCTTTAGCCGTGCCGCGCGATACGCAAACGCGGAGGACCAGTGTCTCGCACACGGTATAGCGATGCGAGCGATGCTCGCCCGCCGCGGCTTGGCGTCGGAGCTTGTCATCGGAGTGAGGCTGCCGTTCGCCGCGCATTGCTGGGTGCAGCTGGGCGAGACGGTGCTGAGTGATCCACTCGACCGTGTTCAAAACTTCAGACCGATTGTGGCGGTGTCGTGA
- a CDS encoding type I secretion system permease/ATPase → MTERGAASRILHEQRRAFALTAAFSGAINLLGLTSPLFMLQVYDRVLASGSTATLAALLLLAALLYASQNGLERIRSRIFARLGLLVDRPLGRLAFAAGLRGANARGASARTQDVDKLRSFLAGGGPAALFDLPWTPLYLVLLFLLHPYLGLIGLGGAASLAAVTWATDRATGPLQMQHSLLSMQVQSAADNAGAARDTVRAMGMTAALRDRWESIAGAANAAQLRNADAISNFSTLSKFIRLFLQSAVLAAGALLIIAGDATGGVMIASSILLGKTLAPVDQAIAHWRSFVGARQAIARLDELSDPGAGALIPVALPLPARDLKASSLTFAAAGGDEPILEGISFELEAGDVLGVVGPSGAGKSTLLRGLVGLVASSAGEYRIDGSTIDQWPEERRGAFIGYMSQSIDLVGGTIAENIARFDPGASSEAILAAAEAAGLDRMIRGFDEGFDTQVGDHGQRLSVGQRQRIALARALYGDPFLLVLDEPNSALDRDGDAALADAVAAARERGAIVIVAAHRAGVLGQATKMLALEAGRQRAFGPPGRVLSAANSEPAPLRRLS, encoded by the coding sequence ATGACCGAACGCGGCGCTGCCAGCCGCATCCTCCACGAGCAAAGGCGCGCATTCGCGCTGACCGCTGCCTTCAGCGGCGCCATCAACCTGCTCGGGCTGACCTCGCCCCTGTTCATGCTCCAGGTCTACGACCGGGTGCTTGCGAGCGGCAGCACCGCGACCCTCGCCGCACTGCTCCTCCTCGCCGCTCTCTTATATGCGTCGCAAAATGGGCTCGAGCGCATCCGCTCGCGCATCTTCGCCCGGCTCGGATTGCTCGTCGACCGGCCGCTCGGCAGGCTCGCATTCGCCGCGGGTCTGCGCGGCGCAAACGCCCGCGGCGCCTCCGCCCGGACGCAGGATGTCGACAAGCTGCGCAGCTTTCTGGCCGGCGGGGGACCTGCGGCGCTGTTCGACCTGCCCTGGACCCCGCTCTATCTTGTCCTTCTCTTCCTGCTGCATCCCTATCTCGGCCTCATCGGCCTCGGCGGCGCGGCCTCGCTCGCCGCCGTCACATGGGCGACCGATCGCGCGACGGGCCCGCTCCAGATGCAGCACTCGCTGCTGTCGATGCAGGTGCAGTCGGCCGCCGACAATGCCGGAGCGGCGCGCGATACGGTGCGCGCGATGGGGATGACCGCGGCGCTCCGCGACCGGTGGGAGAGCATCGCAGGCGCCGCCAATGCGGCGCAGCTCCGCAACGCCGACGCCATCTCCAACTTTTCGACTCTCTCGAAATTCATCCGCCTTTTCCTGCAATCGGCCGTGCTCGCGGCAGGCGCGCTGCTCATTATTGCCGGCGATGCGACGGGCGGGGTCATGATCGCCTCCTCGATCCTCCTCGGAAAAACGTTAGCGCCTGTCGACCAGGCGATCGCGCATTGGCGCAGCTTCGTCGGTGCACGGCAGGCGATCGCGCGCCTCGACGAATTGTCCGACCCGGGCGCCGGCGCGCTGATCCCGGTCGCATTGCCCTTGCCGGCGCGCGATCTGAAGGCAAGTTCGCTCACTTTTGCCGCCGCCGGCGGCGACGAGCCCATCCTCGAAGGCATCTCGTTCGAACTGGAAGCCGGAGACGTGCTCGGCGTCGTTGGGCCGAGCGGCGCCGGCAAATCGACCCTGCTGCGCGGCCTTGTCGGATTGGTCGCATCGTCGGCGGGGGAATATCGCATCGACGGGTCGACGATCGATCAATGGCCCGAGGAGCGCCGCGGAGCCTTTATCGGCTATATGTCGCAATCGATCGATCTCGTCGGCGGGACCATCGCTGAAAACATCGCCCGCTTCGATCCGGGCGCTAGTTCGGAGGCGATCCTGGCCGCCGCCGAGGCCGCCGGCCTCGACCGGATGATTCGCGGGTTCGACGAGGGTTTCGATACGCAGGTCGGTGACCATGGGCAGCGGCTCTCGGTCGGGCAGCGCCAGCGGATCGCGCTGGCACGCGCCCTCTATGGCGATCCATTCCTTCTCGTCCTCGACGAACCTAACTCGGCGCTCGACCGCGACGGCGATGCGGCACTCGCCGACGCGGTCGCGGCGGCGCGGGAGCGCGGGGCGATCGTGATCGTCGCTGCCCACCGGGCCGGTGTCCTCGGACAGGCTACGAAGATGCTGGCGCTGGAAGCCGGGCGCCAGCGTGCGTTCGGACCGCCCGGCCGCGTGCTGAGCGCCGCCAACTCCGAACCCGCGCCGTTACGGAGATTGTCATGA
- a CDS encoding NADPH-dependent FMN reductase → MRDGAELVAAVREADGLIIAAEAPYGSVSVLVKNALEYIEDLAGDVRPYLEDRIVGIIALAHRDQARAGAVQALRGVVHALRAGRLRLRRVSPTTDAPLTRRQDPQRI, encoded by the coding sequence GTGCGGGACGGGGCGGAACTGGTCGCCGCCGTCCGCGAGGCGGATGGGCTGATCATCGCAGCCGAAGCACCGTATGGGAGCGTCTCGGTGCTGGTGAAGAATGCGCTCGAATATATCGAAGACCTGGCCGGCGACGTCCGACCCTATCTGGAGGACCGTATTGTCGGAATCATCGCGCTGGCGCACCGCGACCAAGCGCGCGCGGGCGCGGTGCAAGCGCTCCGCGGCGTAGTGCATGCCCTGCGGGCTGGCCGACTCCGATTGCGGCGAGTTTCTCCTACGACGGACGCTCCGTTAACGCGGCGGCAGGACCCGCAGCGGATCTGA
- a CDS encoding HlyD family type I secretion periplasmic adaptor subunit: protein MTTLPTLRAGPFEDFGLSSHGKQGKILLLLLALLILGWGLLAQISSAVVAQGTVISRTGAISVEHPVGGRIETILVREGQQVSRGQLLAQLAPTAVTAAADFSETRVRELDAQRLRLLAERDGTRIRSDAGHAPGDPVLRAEVRVFETQRRLEAEKQAQIREQIAQTRSEIAGLQDQIAAGDGQRRLIVGELDAARTLYEKGYATLTRVNSLEREAHRLEGDRGAQRAAIAQGRARIAELEVQALQLRSERQNVVMTDLKETQLQLAQARAQNLTDADARSHLDIRASAAGRVQQLAQRTGGGVLGAGEALLLLIPSRERLIVETRIAPDKIDRISVGQSAKILFPAFASATTPQFAARVTRISPTVQRDERSGVDYYLVACELLPSSHPSIRRLRSGMPAEAHISGGSRSALSYFLKPLIDQIGRLFREP, encoded by the coding sequence ATGACCACATTACCGACCTTGCGCGCGGGCCCGTTCGAGGACTTCGGGCTTTCCTCGCACGGAAAACAGGGAAAGATTCTCCTATTGCTGCTTGCCTTGCTCATATTGGGCTGGGGGCTGCTCGCGCAGATTTCGAGCGCGGTGGTCGCGCAGGGGACCGTGATATCGCGAACCGGGGCGATCTCGGTAGAGCATCCGGTCGGCGGCCGGATCGAAACCATCCTCGTGCGCGAGGGACAGCAGGTGAGCCGGGGCCAGTTGCTCGCGCAGCTTGCCCCCACCGCGGTGACCGCTGCTGCCGATTTTTCCGAAACGCGCGTGCGCGAACTCGACGCGCAGCGCCTCCGCCTTCTAGCCGAGCGGGACGGCACCCGGATACGAAGCGATGCGGGCCACGCGCCCGGCGATCCCGTGCTGCGCGCCGAGGTCCGCGTCTTCGAGACCCAGCGGCGCCTCGAGGCGGAAAAGCAGGCGCAGATACGGGAGCAGATTGCGCAAACGCGTTCGGAAATCGCCGGGCTGCAGGATCAGATCGCCGCGGGAGACGGCCAACGCCGACTGATCGTCGGCGAGCTCGACGCTGCCCGCACGCTCTACGAGAAGGGCTATGCGACGCTGACCCGCGTCAACAGCCTGGAACGCGAGGCGCACCGGCTCGAAGGCGACCGCGGCGCCCAGCGCGCGGCGATCGCACAGGGGCGCGCGCGGATCGCCGAACTCGAGGTTCAGGCACTACAGCTTCGCTCAGAACGGCAGAATGTCGTCATGACCGATTTGAAAGAAACGCAGCTTCAGCTAGCGCAGGCCCGCGCCCAGAATCTCACCGACGCCGATGCGCGCAGCCATCTAGACATCCGCGCGTCCGCAGCGGGACGCGTGCAGCAGCTTGCGCAGCGGACGGGCGGCGGCGTGCTCGGCGCAGGGGAGGCGCTCCTCCTGCTCATTCCCAGCCGCGAGCGGCTGATCGTGGAGACGAGGATCGCGCCCGACAAGATCGACCGCATATCGGTCGGGCAGTCCGCCAAGATACTGTTCCCCGCCTTCGCCTCGGCGACGACGCCCCAGTTCGCGGCCAGGGTGACGCGCATCTCGCCCACCGTGCAGCGCGACGAGCGGAGCGGGGTCGACTATTATCTCGTTGCCTGCGAACTATTGCCCTCGTCGCATCCCTCGATCCGGCGTCTGCGCTCGGGCATGCCCGCCGAAGCGCATATCAGCGGCGGGAGCCGCTCGGCGCTCTCCTATTTTCTGAAGCCCCTCATCGACCAGATCGGCCGGCTGTTTCGCGAACCCTGA
- a CDS encoding DUF418 domain-containing protein, producing MFKNPHRQQAGIDQHAKAAGEATILTGASSTSAMQPVHHRMAHIDALRGLALLGVIVMNIGSMAMSINAPHVLAGASLAEMGVLAMDILLMFGKARASFAFLFGAGFAILLARASASHAQFGSFYTRRLLALLLFGIVNQLFLFYGDILVTYALLGFVLLLCRGGSDAALLKTGLVLAVVPPILHAGLELLAGGALPNLADGSIADRMARGLAAYSSPHYADAVRENFILGVTRHATATAPMVVGDLALLGLFFLGAWSVRTGLLTDPSRHAATLRRIAWVCIPAGFVLSAVNMLPMLGIRPGGIGDALITASALTAPVLAVGYLAGLTLLFSRTDGPLQRLLASAGRMALSNYLLSGAIGTWVLYGYGLGKLDAFGIAGLTLFGVSLFLALALASRLWLRAMPFGPAEWLWRRLSYRVRR from the coding sequence ATGTTCAAAAACCCTCACCGGCAACAGGCTGGTATCGATCAGCATGCCAAGGCGGCTGGTGAAGCCACGATTCTTACTGGCGCCAGCTCTACCTCTGCGATGCAGCCGGTGCACCACCGGATGGCGCATATCGATGCGCTTCGCGGCCTGGCGCTGCTCGGCGTGATCGTGATGAACATCGGCTCGATGGCAATGTCGATCAACGCCCCGCACGTGCTGGCGGGCGCATCGCTCGCCGAAATGGGCGTCCTCGCCATGGATATCCTGCTGATGTTCGGCAAGGCGCGTGCCAGCTTCGCCTTCCTCTTTGGCGCAGGCTTCGCGATCCTTTTGGCCCGTGCTTCGGCGAGCCACGCGCAGTTCGGGAGCTTTTATACCCGGCGTCTGCTAGCGCTGCTGCTCTTCGGAATCGTCAACCAGCTCTTCCTGTTTTATGGCGACATCCTCGTCACTTATGCGCTGCTCGGCTTCGTCCTGCTGCTGTGCCGCGGCGGGAGCGACGCCGCCCTGCTCAAGACCGGCCTCGTCCTCGCCGTGGTTCCGCCAATCCTTCATGCAGGCCTCGAGCTTTTGGCGGGGGGGGCGCTGCCGAACCTCGCCGATGGTTCGATCGCCGATCGGATGGCGCGCGGCCTCGCCGCCTATTCGAGCCCTCATTATGCCGATGCGGTTCGCGAGAATTTCATTCTCGGCGTCACGCGCCACGCGACCGCAACCGCGCCGATGGTGGTCGGCGATCTCGCGCTCCTCGGGCTCTTCTTTCTCGGGGCCTGGTCGGTTCGCACCGGTCTTCTGACCGACCCGTCGCGGCACGCCGCGACCCTGCGCCGCATCGCGTGGGTCTGCATCCCGGCCGGCTTTGTCCTTAGCGCCGTCAACATGCTGCCGATGCTGGGCATTCGTCCGGGCGGCATTGGAGACGCGCTGATCACCGCCTCGGCACTGACTGCACCGGTCTTGGCGGTCGGATATCTGGCCGGGCTCACTCTGCTGTTTTCGCGAACCGACGGGCCGCTGCAAAGGCTGCTCGCGTCGGCCGGTCGCATGGCGCTCAGCAACTATCTGCTCTCCGGCGCGATCGGGACGTGGGTGCTTTATGGATATGGCCTCGGCAAACTCGACGCGTTCGGCATCGCAGGCCTCACGCTTTTCGGAGTGTCGCTGTTTCTTGCCCTTGCGCTCGCAAGCCGACTGTGGCTGCGCGCCATGCCCTTCGGCCCGGCGGAATGGCTTTGGCGCCGTCTCAGCTATCGTGTCCGCCGCTGA
- a CDS encoding NAD-dependent epimerase/dehydratase family protein, with the protein MDRRSFLQLAAASPIVTACKPQASARSAPRRPLRLLILGGTNYLGPALVRAARARGHRLTLFNRGITRPTLFEDLERRRGDRFPERDAGLDSLRSGEWDAVIDIPAYYPRNVAATANLLAPRTARYIMVSSIAAYSDWSLLGMTETSPAHRPVGIEEVPEQYPLAAGGRRYGARKVACEHAVAAAFGQRWASVRATGIIGAGIEDDDPNKFFWPARLALGKPILAPGDGSQKLQSIDVRDLADFILLIAETDQMGIFNAIGPEEPFTTRHYVDLARKVTGGSAPVIWSGRDLGEMPMYNDTPAFAAFDPRKARAAGLHYRSLRDSIQSNWDWFRRNYPADFDFAGAGFGLSPEVEAKGLERARSEGRWPAIPGWRSQRF; encoded by the coding sequence TTGGACCGAAGGAGCTTTCTTCAACTTGCGGCCGCGAGCCCAATCGTCACCGCGTGCAAGCCTCAGGCATCGGCGCGGTCGGCCCCCAGACGCCCGCTGCGCCTGCTCATCCTCGGAGGGACCAATTATTTGGGCCCGGCGCTCGTTCGAGCGGCCCGTGCCCGCGGTCATCGGCTTACGTTGTTCAATCGCGGAATAACGCGTCCGACCCTCTTTGAGGACTTGGAGCGCAGGCGAGGCGATCGTTTTCCCGAACGAGATGCCGGCTTGGATTCGCTGCGGAGCGGTGAATGGGACGCCGTCATCGACATTCCCGCCTATTATCCGCGGAATGTTGCGGCTACCGCCAATCTATTGGCGCCCCGTACGGCCCGATACATCATGGTTTCTAGCATCGCGGCTTACTCCGACTGGTCGCTCCTCGGCATGACCGAAACCTCGCCAGCCCATCGGCCTGTCGGAATTGAAGAGGTGCCCGAGCAATATCCGCTGGCGGCAGGCGGCCGTCGCTATGGTGCCCGAAAGGTCGCGTGCGAGCACGCCGTTGCCGCCGCCTTTGGCCAACGCTGGGCCAGCGTTCGCGCTACCGGGATCATCGGAGCGGGAATTGAGGACGACGACCCAAATAAATTCTTCTGGCCTGCACGACTGGCTCTCGGAAAGCCGATCCTTGCGCCCGGTGACGGGTCGCAAAAGCTTCAGTCGATTGATGTGAGGGACTTGGCCGATTTCATTCTTCTGATCGCTGAAACGGACCAGATGGGCATTTTTAATGCGATCGGCCCCGAAGAGCCCTTCACCACCCGCCACTATGTCGATCTGGCGCGCAAGGTGACCGGCGGGAGCGCCCCGGTCATCTGGAGCGGCCGGGACCTAGGGGAGATGCCGATGTACAACGACACCCCCGCCTTCGCAGCCTTCGATCCGCGAAAAGCCCGCGCCGCCGGCCTTCATTATCGCAGCCTTCGCGATTCGATCCAATCGAACTGGGATTGGTTCCGACGCAATTATCCCGCTGACTTCGACTTTGCGGGCGCCGGCTTCGGCCTGTCGCCGGAAGTGGAGGCCAAAGGTCTTGAGCGCGCAAGATCAGAGGGCCGCTGGCCCGCGATTCCAGGTTGGAGAAGCCAGCGCTTCTGA
- a CDS encoding HEPN domain-containing protein produces MIQKALRTGDPSAFDAISDYLASLPFYAGETPAVQFGSMLSDARPVSIGRLLVSVARRDGIDHALEGFDELLALEENDLMIMVYVDNVETSEPVDLGDGVVALPSTTAPTADFGKAIRDFRNPSIHRKGAILVTEARQRAFRRLDPAADFPQAVGAIAEPVPGIDKIQAALRLMVLDGPSAPVVRLTSYRVQSGVPRLWEQPTGVNVEPIGGYVRSMPHVITGKVRELRPRYAALPVADRKRIDLALVRLGRAVLADSPADAIVETAIALEAVLGDARQELKYRVQLRAALLLETEYASRLATKRTVGRLYDERSAIVHTGTLHSGDLELSAQGIRVTARLLERLLEIGHIPDWNMIELTGGAISPAANSV; encoded by the coding sequence ATGATCCAGAAGGCCCTGCGCACGGGCGACCCTTCCGCGTTCGACGCGATTTCGGACTATCTCGCGTCTCTTCCTTTCTATGCGGGCGAGACCCCCGCCGTTCAGTTCGGAAGCATGTTATCGGACGCGAGACCGGTGAGCATCGGTCGACTTCTCGTCAGCGTCGCACGGCGCGACGGCATCGATCACGCCTTGGAGGGTTTCGACGAGCTCCTCGCGCTTGAGGAAAACGATCTGATGATCATGGTGTATGTTGATAATGTAGAAACGTCGGAGCCGGTCGATCTGGGCGATGGGGTTGTTGCCCTGCCGTCGACTACCGCGCCGACGGCCGACTTCGGGAAGGCGATCCGGGATTTCCGTAACCCCTCCATCCACAGAAAGGGCGCGATCCTCGTGACTGAGGCTCGCCAGAGAGCGTTTCGCCGGCTCGATCCGGCGGCCGACTTTCCGCAAGCCGTGGGTGCGATTGCGGAACCGGTGCCAGGTATCGATAAGATCCAGGCGGCACTCAGGCTGATGGTGCTTGACGGTCCCTCCGCGCCGGTCGTCCGGCTGACGAGCTATCGGGTGCAAAGCGGCGTACCGAGGCTTTGGGAGCAACCCACTGGTGTGAACGTTGAACCAATCGGCGGTTATGTTCGCTCGATGCCGCACGTGATCACCGGCAAGGTTCGCGAGCTGCGTCCGCGTTACGCGGCGCTACCTGTCGCCGATCGCAAGCGTATCGATCTCGCGCTCGTCCGGCTCGGACGAGCGGTCCTAGCCGACAGTCCAGCCGACGCGATCGTCGAGACCGCGATAGCCCTCGAGGCTGTCCTAGGGGACGCGCGGCAGGAGCTCAAATATCGCGTCCAGCTCCGCGCGGCGCTTCTGCTTGAAACCGAATATGCATCGCGGCTCGCGACGAAGCGCACCGTTGGGCGGCTCTATGACGAGAGGAGCGCCATCGTTCATACGGGCACGCTTCACTCGGGTGACCTGGAGCTTTCCGCGCAGGGGATCAGAGTGACAGCGCGGCTTCTCGAGCGGCTGCTGGAAATCGGCCACATCCCGGATTGGAACATGATCGAGCTTACGGGCGGGGCGATATCCCCGGCGGCGAACTCGGTTTGA
- a CDS encoding DUF3574 domain-containing protein — translation MPFNILSPDRARPALRSILRRARLGAVIMVTAVSAGCATTREAAVCAAGEEKMMFAQLFFGRNIGAVPAISEAQFGSFVDEVLSRRFPEGMTHLSGTGHWRGAGKAPVREQSEVVTLVLPDVPASYTNLEGARREYMARFGQESVLMTYQPVCTRV, via the coding sequence GTGCCGTTCAATATCCTTTCTCCCGACCGCGCGCGCCCGGCGCTGCGGTCGATCCTTCGCCGCGCCCGCCTTGGCGCGGTCATCATGGTGACGGCCGTCTCGGCGGGCTGCGCGACAACTCGCGAGGCCGCGGTCTGCGCCGCTGGCGAGGAAAAGATGATGTTCGCCCAGCTCTTTTTCGGCCGCAATATCGGTGCGGTCCCCGCCATCAGCGAGGCGCAGTTCGGATCATTCGTGGACGAGGTGCTTTCGCGCCGCTTTCCCGAAGGCATGACGCATCTGAGCGGGACCGGCCACTGGCGCGGCGCCGGCAAGGCGCCGGTGCGCGAGCAGTCGGAGGTCGTCACCCTCGTGCTCCCCGATGTGCCTGCAAGCTACACGAATCTCGAAGGCGCGCGGCGGGAATATATGGCGCGTTTCGGCCAGGAGTCGGTGCTGATGACCTACCAGCCCGTCTGCACGCGGGTCTGA
- a CDS encoding type 1 glutamine amidotransferase domain-containing protein, translating into MADTDTLSFRRILIMATDGFEQSELEVPLERLEDAGADVDIASIEMGEITGWDEDDWGEDIEVDLTIADVKVDDYDALVLPGGQINPDLLRVDEKAVALIRDFASAGKPIAAICHAPWLLIEAGLAKGRRLTSYKSIRTDVANAGAEVVDEAVVIDGNIITSRCPDDLPDFCDAIIAMLTKVPLG; encoded by the coding sequence ATGGCTGATACCGACACACTTTCGTTCCGCCGCATTCTCATCATGGCAACCGATGGTTTCGAGCAGTCCGAGCTTGAGGTGCCGCTTGAGAGGCTCGAAGATGCCGGCGCCGACGTCGACATCGCGTCAATCGAAATGGGCGAAATCACTGGATGGGATGAAGACGATTGGGGTGAGGACATCGAGGTCGACCTCACTATCGCGGATGTGAAGGTCGATGATTATGACGCGCTTGTCCTGCCCGGCGGGCAGATCAATCCCGACCTCCTTCGTGTCGACGAGAAGGCGGTCGCGCTCATCCGCGATTTCGCTTCGGCCGGGAAGCCGATTGCCGCCATATGCCACGCACCCTGGTTACTGATCGAGGCGGGGCTTGCAAAGGGGCGACGCCTCACGAGCTATAAATCGATCCGGACCGATGTCGCCAACGCTGGCGCCGAGGTCGTCGATGAGGCCGTCGTTATCGACGGGAACATCATCACGAGCCGATGTCCCGACGATCTTCCCGACTTTTGCGACGCGATTATTGCCATGCTTACAAAGGTCCCGCTCGGATGA